One uncultured Hyphomonas sp. genomic region harbors:
- the thrS gene encoding threonine--tRNA ligase, producing the protein MIKVTLPDGSERDYADGASPLDVAESISKSLAKKALAAKVDGEMWDLVRPLEGDATVAIITDRDPEGLELIRHDAAHVLAQAVQELYPDTQVTIGPVIDDGFYYDFAREEPFSTDDFEKIEKKMRDIVDADYPIVREVWDKDEAIETFKKIGEDYKAQIIDDIIPPGEAITVYKQGDWFDLCRGPHLPSTGKLPKAFKLMKLAGAYWRGDSNNEMLQRMYGTAWANEKDLKAHLVRLEEAEKRDHRKLGQQLDLFHLQPEAQGSVFWHPKGFMIWRQLEAYIRRAQDEDGYVEVKTPQLLDSVFWEKSGHWDKFRENMFVVPDFIPNTDEDEVKIPAETSLMALKPMNCPAHVQIFKNAQRSYRDLPIRMAEFGCCHRNEAHGALHGLMRVRQMTQDDAHIFCREDQIGEETLRFLKLFSRVYNDFGLTEISYKLATRPEVRGGTDENWDRAEKALADALTEAGLEFEIAEGEGAFYGPKLEFHLTDAIGRTWQCGTFQLDYVLPERLDAEYTGSDGAKHRPVMLHRAVFGTFERFMGILIENYAGAFPMWLSPVQVVVAAITDAANDYAEEAAAALRKAGLRVETDLRNEKINYKVREHSLQKVPVIAVVGGREAEERTLALRRLGSNGQQIIALDEAAVSLAQEGLAPDLKA; encoded by the coding sequence ATGATCAAAGTAACGCTGCCCGACGGCTCCGAACGAGACTATGCCGACGGTGCCTCGCCCCTCGACGTGGCCGAGAGCATTTCCAAATCCCTCGCGAAAAAGGCCCTCGCTGCAAAAGTGGATGGCGAGATGTGGGACCTTGTCCGCCCGCTGGAAGGCGATGCGACGGTCGCCATCATCACCGACCGCGACCCGGAAGGCCTGGAACTGATCCGCCACGATGCCGCCCACGTGCTGGCGCAGGCCGTCCAGGAGCTCTACCCGGACACGCAGGTCACGATCGGCCCGGTCATCGATGACGGCTTCTATTATGACTTCGCCCGCGAGGAGCCGTTCTCCACGGACGATTTCGAGAAGATCGAAAAGAAGATGCGCGACATCGTCGATGCCGATTACCCGATCGTGCGCGAAGTCTGGGACAAGGACGAGGCGATCGAGACGTTCAAGAAGATCGGCGAAGACTACAAGGCGCAGATCATCGACGACATCATCCCGCCCGGCGAGGCCATCACGGTCTACAAGCAGGGTGACTGGTTCGACCTTTGCCGTGGGCCGCACCTGCCATCGACGGGCAAGCTGCCGAAAGCGTTCAAGCTGATGAAGCTGGCCGGCGCCTATTGGCGCGGCGACTCGAACAACGAGATGCTGCAGCGCATGTACGGCACGGCTTGGGCAAACGAGAAGGACCTCAAGGCCCACCTCGTGCGTCTCGAAGAAGCCGAGAAGCGCGATCACCGGAAACTCGGCCAGCAGCTGGACCTGTTCCATCTGCAGCCGGAAGCGCAGGGCTCTGTCTTCTGGCACCCGAAAGGCTTCATGATCTGGCGCCAGCTGGAGGCCTATATCCGCCGTGCGCAGGATGAAGACGGCTATGTCGAAGTGAAGACGCCGCAGCTGCTCGACTCTGTGTTCTGGGAAAAGTCCGGCCACTGGGACAAGTTCCGCGAGAACATGTTCGTGGTGCCTGACTTCATTCCGAACACGGATGAGGATGAGGTGAAGATCCCGGCCGAGACCAGCCTGATGGCCCTGAAGCCGATGAACTGCCCGGCTCACGTCCAGATCTTCAAGAACGCCCAGCGCTCCTACCGGGACCTGCCGATCCGCATGGCGGAATTCGGCTGCTGTCACCGCAATGAAGCCCACGGCGCGCTGCACGGCCTGATGCGCGTGCGCCAGATGACGCAGGACGATGCGCACATCTTCTGCCGCGAAGATCAAATCGGCGAGGAAACGCTGCGCTTCCTGAAGCTCTTCTCGCGCGTCTACAATGATTTCGGTCTGACGGAGATTTCCTACAAGCTGGCCACGCGGCCAGAGGTGCGCGGCGGAACGGATGAAAACTGGGACCGCGCCGAAAAGGCGCTGGCCGACGCCCTGACCGAAGCCGGTCTCGAATTCGAGATCGCCGAAGGGGAGGGCGCCTTCTACGGCCCGAAACTGGAATTCCACCTGACGGATGCCATCGGGCGGACATGGCAGTGCGGCACGTTCCAGCTGGACTATGTTCTGCCGGAACGACTGGATGCGGAATATACAGGCTCCGACGGTGCCAAGCACCGCCCGGTCATGCTCCACCGCGCCGTGTTCGGCACGTTCGAACGCTTCATGGGCATCCTGATCGAGAACTATGCCGGGGCCTTCCCGATGTGGCTCTCGCCGGTTCAGGTTGTCGTGGCCGCCATCACGGATGCTGCGAACGACTATGCCGAAGAGGCCGCTGCGGCGCTCCGCAAGGCGGGCCTGCGTGTGGAGACGGATCTTCGTAATGAGAAGATCAACTACAAGGTCCGCGAGCACTCACTGCAGAAAGTTCCGGTGATTGCTGTTGTCGGCGGACGCGAGGCGGAGGAGCGCACATTGGCGCTGCGCCGGCTTGGGTCCAACGGCCAGCAGATCATCGCGCTGGATGAAGCGGCCGTGTCGCTGGCACAGGAAGGCCTTGCGCCGGACCTGAAGGCCTGA
- a CDS encoding aminotransferase class IV: MMEDDAHGVHDYLTDPRNADILISVNGELKKRDEAVVSVFDSGYILGDGVWEGLRVTDGGIAFLPEHLKRLWAGAKTIDMDIGLTKDELTARLMECLKANGMDDGVHIRLMVTRGIKKTPYQGPRFTITKPTIVMIPEYKTPVPEIVNTGVTLFTVHVRRTGPAEQDQKLNSHSKLNCILACIQADKAGADEALMLDPAGFVATCNSTHFFIVRDGEVWTSPPEYCLGGITRGNIIRVCREAGIPVFEKRFSLFDVYSADEAFITGTFAGVTPVREVDGRSIETIDGPMSQKIREAYKALQARSLTPIA, from the coding sequence ATGATGGAAGACGACGCCCACGGCGTTCATGATTATCTCACCGACCCGCGCAATGCGGACATCCTGATTTCGGTGAATGGCGAGCTGAAGAAGCGGGACGAGGCGGTCGTCTCGGTTTTCGACAGCGGCTACATTCTGGGTGATGGCGTCTGGGAAGGTCTGCGTGTGACCGATGGCGGTATCGCTTTCCTGCCGGAACACCTGAAACGCCTCTGGGCCGGGGCCAAGACCATCGACATGGATATCGGCCTGACAAAGGACGAGCTGACGGCGCGCCTGATGGAGTGCCTGAAGGCCAATGGCATGGATGATGGCGTGCATATCCGGCTGATGGTCACGCGCGGTATCAAGAAGACGCCTTATCAGGGGCCGCGTTTCACCATCACCAAGCCGACCATTGTGATGATCCCGGAATACAAGACGCCGGTGCCGGAGATCGTGAACACGGGCGTTACGCTGTTCACAGTACATGTGCGCCGTACAGGGCCTGCCGAGCAGGACCAAAAGCTGAACTCCCATTCGAAGCTCAACTGCATCCTCGCCTGTATTCAGGCCGACAAGGCAGGCGCCGACGAGGCGCTGATGCTGGACCCGGCCGGCTTTGTGGCAACCTGCAATTCGACCCATTTCTTCATCGTGCGCGATGGGGAAGTGTGGACCAGTCCGCCGGAATACTGTCTTGGCGGCATCACGCGCGGCAACATCATCCGGGTTTGCCGTGAGGCGGGTATTCCGGTCTTCGAGAAACGCTTCTCGCTGTTCGATGTCTATTCGGCAGATGAAGCCTTCATCACCGGCACCTTTGCGGGCGTGACGCCTGTGCGGGAAGTGGACGGGCGCAGTATCGAAACCATCGATGGCCCCATGTCGCAGAAGATCCGCGAAGCCTACAAGGCCCTTCAGGCCCGCAGCCTGACGCCGATCGCATGA
- the gloB gene encoding hydroxyacylglutathione hydrolase, with product MTKITLDVHQFPCLNDNYGYLVHEAYSGETAAIDTPDADKYLAEAKRMGWTITHILNTHWHPDHAGGNMKIKDETGCTIYGPAGEAEKIPGIDVKLAEGDTVELGRATARVLDVPGHTLGHIAYHFAEQEKAFVGDALFALGCGRVFEGTMDMMWASLSKLKALPPETLVYCAHEYTQANARFAETIETGNADLAAYIQDIDARRAKGQPTVPTRLEKELATNPFLRADVPDLQAAMGHPGDAAATFAEIRGRKDSF from the coding sequence ATGACCAAGATCACCCTCGACGTACACCAATTTCCCTGCCTGAACGATAATTACGGCTATCTCGTGCATGAAGCCTATTCAGGCGAGACAGCTGCCATCGACACGCCCGATGCCGACAAATACCTGGCCGAGGCAAAGCGGATGGGCTGGACCATCACCCACATCCTCAACACGCACTGGCACCCCGATCATGCCGGCGGGAACATGAAGATCAAGGACGAGACCGGCTGCACGATCTATGGCCCGGCGGGCGAGGCGGAGAAGATCCCCGGCATCGACGTGAAGCTGGCCGAAGGCGACACGGTTGAGCTTGGCCGCGCAACCGCCCGCGTGCTGGACGTGCCGGGTCACACGCTCGGCCACATCGCCTATCACTTCGCCGAGCAGGAAAAAGCCTTTGTTGGCGACGCCCTCTTCGCGCTTGGCTGCGGGCGGGTCTTCGAAGGCACGATGGACATGATGTGGGCAAGCCTCTCCAAGCTGAAGGCGCTGCCGCCGGAGACGCTGGTCTATTGCGCGCATGAATACACGCAAGCCAATGCCCGCTTTGCCGAGACGATCGAAACCGGCAATGCCGACCTTGCCGCCTATATCCAGGACATCGATGCACGCCGGGCCAAGGGCCAACCCACCGTGCCGACCCGACTGGAAAAGGAACTCGCCACCAATCCCTTCCTGCGCGCCGACGTGCCGGACCTGCAGGCTGCCATGGGCCATCCGGGCGACGCGGCCGCCACCTTCGCCGAAATCCGCGGCCGCAAGGACAGTTTCTGA
- a CDS encoding iron-sulfur cluster assembly scaffold protein, with protein MSELYHNRILELAAEIPHVGRLADAEGSVTKVSRVCGSVVHVDLKLDEAGETVTEIAVDPKACALGQAATSILAEHAVGAPISDIIAARDGLKAMLKDGGPPPEGRFWELRHLEPVADYPPRHASTMLAFDAAVAAIEEALQKRAAAREAAE; from the coding sequence ATGAGCGAGCTTTACCACAACCGCATTCTCGAACTGGCAGCCGAGATCCCGCATGTCGGGCGTCTGGCCGATGCCGAAGGCTCGGTGACCAAGGTGTCCCGCGTCTGCGGATCGGTCGTGCATGTCGACCTGAAGCTGGACGAAGCAGGCGAGACCGTCACGGAAATCGCTGTCGATCCAAAGGCTTGTGCCCTCGGGCAGGCGGCGACATCGATCCTCGCCGAACATGCTGTCGGGGCACCGATCTCCGATATCATCGCCGCGCGCGACGGCCTGAAAGCCATGCTGAAAGACGGCGGCCCGCCGCCCGAAGGCCGCTTCTGGGAACTGCGCCATCTGGAGCCTGTGGCCGATTACCCGCCCCGCCACGCCTCCACAATGCTGGCCTTCGACGCGGCTGTGGCTGCCATTGAAGAGGCGCTGCAGAAGCGCGCCGCCGCCCGTGAAGCCGCCGAATAA
- a CDS encoding O-antigen ligase family protein has protein sequence MSYAPVLAAAFVLWPLMGLLGAQGYTPLLGLAALPALALARPKWPPAAYAIPAMLFVIWVVIGEAWSPVSTGLVSGSLMEGNFAVKASSLRIFLTAAFALLAVGGALRIAEGGAQITTRVMLGAFAAQGLILAITVVFSGPLLRMVYGTDPNELNSGIQNLGRNANAFALILPILIAYLSARPQFFWKPVVALLVVTSLLIFTRLDAQSPMIGLVFMMMAIGLVQAMPKLGFRVLFTGLGAYVAAAPMLIGTALKLLEAYNIHLPGSFQSRAWAWHVVIHKISERPVMGHGISASKTWNETYASYPEWAAHLPDNWQYYPVVPGHPHNMALQIWAETGMIGAVLVAFSLVLLGFRLPEPGKLRADVRYAIAGVTGVAFSVFNFAYNMWNEAFWSSVVLAAVAIILLAKRQRESL, from the coding sequence ATGTCCTACGCGCCCGTGCTTGCTGCTGCTTTCGTGCTCTGGCCCCTGATGGGCCTGCTCGGCGCGCAGGGCTATACCCCGCTTCTCGGCTTGGCGGCCCTGCCGGCGCTGGCGCTCGCCCGGCCGAAATGGCCACCGGCTGCCTATGCCATTCCGGCCATGCTGTTCGTGATCTGGGTCGTGATCGGCGAGGCATGGTCGCCGGTCTCCACTGGCCTGGTCAGTGGCAGTCTCATGGAAGGCAATTTTGCCGTGAAGGCTTCCAGCCTGCGGATCTTCCTGACAGCCGCCTTTGCCCTTCTGGCGGTGGGCGGCGCGTTGCGGATTGCCGAGGGCGGCGCGCAGATCACCACGCGGGTGATGCTGGGCGCCTTCGCTGCGCAGGGGCTGATCCTGGCGATCACGGTGGTCTTCTCCGGCCCACTGCTGAGGATGGTCTACGGGACAGACCCGAACGAACTGAACTCCGGCATCCAGAATCTGGGGCGCAATGCGAACGCGTTTGCGCTCATCCTGCCGATCCTGATCGCTTATCTCTCGGCCCGTCCGCAATTCTTCTGGAAGCCGGTGGTCGCCCTGCTCGTGGTCACCAGCCTGCTGATCTTCACCCGCCTCGATGCGCAAAGCCCCATGATCGGGCTGGTCTTCATGATGATGGCAATCGGCCTGGTCCAGGCCATGCCGAAGCTCGGCTTCCGGGTTCTGTTCACCGGGCTTGGCGCCTATGTCGCGGCCGCGCCGATGCTGATCGGCACCGCGCTGAAGCTGCTGGAGGCGTACAATATTCACCTGCCGGGCTCGTTCCAGTCGCGCGCCTGGGCCTGGCATGTCGTCATCCACAAGATCTCCGAGCGGCCGGTGATGGGGCATGGCATCTCTGCTTCGAAGACCTGGAACGAGACTTATGCCTCCTATCCGGAATGGGCCGCCCATTTGCCGGACAATTGGCAATATTACCCGGTCGTGCCGGGACACCCGCACAATATGGCGCTGCAGATCTGGGCGGAAACCGGCATGATCGGCGCGGTGCTGGTGGCCTTCTCGCTCGTCCTGCTCGGCTTCCGCCTGCCGGAGCCGGGGAAATTGCGGGCAGATGTCCGCTATGCCATCGCGGGTGTCACGGGGGTGGCGTTCAGCGTGTTCAACTTCGCCTACAATATGTGGAACGAAGCTTTCTGGTCGAGCGTGGTGCTGGCGGCCGTCGCCATCATCCTGCTTGCCAAGCGCCAGCGGGAGTCGCTGTGA
- a CDS encoding HAD family hydrolase, whose translation MTQTIRIAMWSGPRNMSTTMMRSFGARPEAVCVDEPFYAAWLSAAGEVHPMQEEILASQSSDPAVVASELLAPLPPGKTLQYQKLMTHHMLESFPLDWVSGLRHAFLVRHPGRVIASYTKKMGDVSLDAIGVPQQERLYREITERTGKAPPVVDSDLLLADPPEVLPRLCDALGIDWDPAMLGWAPGAKPEDGAWAPHWYDAVWKSSGFGPPPGPLPEHTGKAADIEKEALESYERLLKNHV comes from the coding sequence ATGACACAGACGATCCGGATCGCGATGTGGTCCGGCCCGCGCAACATGTCGACCACGATGATGCGCAGCTTTGGCGCGCGGCCGGAAGCCGTCTGCGTGGACGAGCCTTTCTATGCGGCCTGGCTGTCCGCGGCGGGGGAGGTGCACCCGATGCAGGAAGAGATCCTCGCCTCGCAATCGTCAGACCCGGCTGTTGTGGCGAGTGAATTGCTGGCCCCGCTGCCGCCGGGCAAGACGCTGCAATACCAGAAGCTGATGACCCACCACATGCTGGAAAGCTTTCCGCTGGATTGGGTAAGCGGCCTGCGTCATGCGTTTCTTGTGCGCCACCCGGGCCGGGTGATCGCGTCCTATACGAAGAAAATGGGCGATGTCAGCCTCGACGCCATCGGCGTGCCCCAGCAGGAGCGGCTCTACCGGGAAATCACCGAGCGGACGGGCAAGGCCCCACCGGTCGTGGACTCGGATCTGCTGCTGGCCGATCCGCCTGAAGTGCTGCCGCGTCTCTGCGACGCGCTCGGCATCGACTGGGACCCGGCCATGCTCGGCTGGGCACCGGGGGCAAAGCCCGAGGACGGCGCCTGGGCGCCGCATTGGTATGATGCCGTGTGGAAGTCGTCCGGCTTCGGCCCGCCGCCGGGGCCGCTGCCGGAACATACGGGCAAGGCCGCGGACATAGAAAAAGAGGCGCTCGAAAGTTACGAGCGCCTCCTCAAAAATCACGTTTAA
- a CDS encoding glycosyltransferase family 2 protein, whose amino-acid sequence MSLPAISALVVSYKTGPRLHEALYALKADPDITEIILVDNGNPPADEAWIDRFVAACPKARLIREGDNPGFGTAMNRAASAASGDLLLACNPDCVIKRGAMRPMADALENAPRPAIVGGRIFGLDGREERGARRNTLTLWNAIGIGRWALDGMPEPVGPVRVGAVTGAFFLIRAEDYRALGGFDEAYFLHVEDVDLCRRAIEAGGSVTYQPKAGALHYTSTSDAPRGEVQGHKADSLKRYFRKFAKTPAEKLAAALMVPLIGLAMRLRG is encoded by the coding sequence GTGAGCCTCCCGGCGATCAGCGCGCTGGTCGTGTCCTACAAGACAGGGCCGCGCCTGCACGAGGCGCTCTATGCGCTGAAGGCTGACCCGGACATCACCGAAATCATTCTCGTCGATAATGGCAACCCGCCGGCCGATGAGGCCTGGATCGATCGGTTCGTGGCGGCCTGCCCGAAGGCGCGGCTGATCCGGGAAGGGGACAATCCGGGCTTCGGCACCGCCATGAACCGCGCGGCATCGGCGGCGAGCGGGGACTTGCTGCTGGCCTGTAACCCGGACTGCGTGATCAAGCGCGGCGCGATGCGGCCCATGGCAGACGCGCTGGAGAATGCCCCGCGCCCGGCCATTGTGGGTGGACGGATCTTCGGCCTCGACGGGCGCGAAGAACGGGGCGCGCGGCGCAATACGCTGACGCTCTGGAATGCCATCGGGATCGGCCGCTGGGCGCTGGACGGGATGCCGGAGCCGGTTGGGCCTGTCCGTGTCGGGGCGGTCACGGGCGCCTTCTTCCTGATCCGGGCGGAGGATTACCGCGCGCTGGGCGGGTTCGACGAAGCCTATTTCCTGCATGTCGAGGATGTGGATCTGTGCCGCCGCGCGATTGAGGCAGGCGGCTCTGTGACCTACCAGCCAAAGGCGGGCGCGCTGCACTACACGTCGACATCCGATGCGCCACGGGGCGAGGTGCAAGGCCACAAGGCCGACAGCCTCAAACGCTATTTCCGAAAGTTCGCGAAGACGCCGGCGGAGAAGCTGGCCGCTGCACTGATGGTGCCGCTGATTGGCCTTGCCATGCGGCTGCGCGGTTAG
- the cysS gene encoding cysteine--tRNA ligase: protein MTIRLYDTAAREKRVFEPQDPKRVTMYVCGPTVYNYAHIGNARPPIVFDVLRRLLIRTYGEGAVVYARNITDIEDKIIKASLETGAPIADITKKFAEIYNADTTALNVMAPTIEPWATGHVPEMIDMIEKLVRRGYAYVGKEGVWFSVKQMKDYGKLSGRKLEDNEAGARVEVDADKRDPADFALWKFAKPGEPEDAIWDSPWGRGRPGWHIECSAMAAKHLGKTIDIHGGGIDLQFPHHENEIAQSECAHGEVMANYWMHNGFLDMGGEKMSKSLGNVVLVHELLEQWEKGEIIRFAMLSGQYRAPLDWSEDLLKQAKTTLDRIYGALRRVWDADGGEARDTGVLRALEDDLNTPEALAELSRLAGEANTAADQKNSAAMANAKANLLSAGQLLGLLQSTPEDWFGIPPAILGKVIDLRKKRELLRASKNWADADQVKLEMKDLWVDVMDGAKTSLRYFADEPKMRELFNSHYLQPMHAQFLNSEWFQKFSNSQNRFRFDDIVQFGGKRIFLEYKITTSTELIRKQIVQFRNSFLNWHLNQNDFFYVLYPYQGDFDDGFEELIHRVKANDPPIGIGFLKGTGKVEMIADPARLNAG, encoded by the coding sequence ATGACCATCCGCCTTTACGACACCGCTGCGCGTGAAAAACGCGTTTTCGAGCCGCAGGACCCCAAACGCGTGACGATGTATGTCTGCGGCCCCACGGTCTACAATTACGCCCATATCGGCAATGCGCGTCCGCCCATCGTGTTCGATGTGCTGCGCCGCCTTCTGATCCGCACCTATGGCGAGGGGGCCGTCGTCTACGCTCGCAACATCACGGACATCGAGGACAAGATCATCAAGGCCTCGCTGGAGACCGGCGCGCCGATCGCGGACATCACCAAGAAGTTCGCCGAAATCTACAATGCCGACACCACCGCACTGAACGTGATGGCGCCGACCATCGAGCCCTGGGCGACGGGCCATGTGCCCGAGATGATCGACATGATCGAGAAGCTCGTCCGCCGCGGCTATGCCTATGTCGGCAAGGAGGGCGTCTGGTTCTCCGTCAAGCAGATGAAGGATTATGGCAAACTGTCCGGCCGCAAGCTGGAAGACAATGAGGCCGGCGCCCGCGTCGAAGTCGACGCCGACAAGCGCGACCCGGCCGACTTTGCTCTCTGGAAATTTGCGAAGCCCGGCGAGCCGGAAGACGCGATCTGGGACAGCCCGTGGGGCAGGGGGCGTCCCGGCTGGCATATCGAATGCTCCGCCATGGCGGCCAAGCATCTTGGCAAGACGATCGACATTCATGGCGGCGGCATCGACCTGCAATTCCCGCATCACGAGAACGAAATCGCCCAGTCCGAATGCGCCCACGGCGAGGTGATGGCGAACTACTGGATGCACAATGGCTTCCTCGACATGGGCGGGGAGAAGATGTCGAAATCGCTCGGCAATGTCGTGCTGGTGCATGAGCTTCTGGAGCAGTGGGAAAAAGGCGAAATCATTAGATTCGCCATGCTTTCTGGCCAGTACCGTGCGCCTCTAGACTGGAGCGAAGACCTGCTGAAACAGGCCAAAACAACGCTGGACCGCATCTATGGTGCCCTGCGCCGGGTGTGGGACGCAGATGGCGGCGAGGCCCGTGACACGGGCGTGCTGCGCGCCCTTGAGGACGATCTCAACACGCCGGAAGCTTTGGCTGAACTCTCCCGTTTGGCAGGCGAAGCGAACACAGCGGCAGACCAGAAGAACTCGGCTGCGATGGCCAATGCTAAGGCGAACTTGCTGTCGGCCGGTCAATTGCTGGGATTGCTACAATCGACTCCGGAAGATTGGTTTGGAATCCCGCCCGCGATACTTGGTAAGGTTATTGATCTTCGCAAAAAGCGGGAGTTGTTGCGGGCGAGCAAAAATTGGGCTGATGCGGATCAAGTGAAACTTGAGATGAAAGACCTTTGGGTCGACGTCATGGATGGAGCGAAGACTTCACTCAGATACTTTGCTGACGAGCCTAAGATGCGAGAGCTATTCAACTCTCACTACCTTCAACCTATGCACGCTCAGTTTTTGAATTCCGAATGGTTTCAGAAATTTTCAAATAGCCAAAACAGATTCAGATTTGATGACATCGTTCAATTCGGCGGGAAACGAATATTTCTAGAATACAAAATCACAACGTCGACGGAGTTGATTCGAAAACAAATAGTCCAATTCCGAAATTCGTTTCTAAATTGGCACTTGAATCAAAATGACTTCTTTTATGTGCTCTATCCTTATCAAGGCGACTTCGATGATGGATTCGAAGAACTAATCCATCGAGTTAAAGCGAATGATCCACCAATTGGAATTGGATTTTTGAAAGGCACGGGCAAGGTAGAAATGATTGCTGATCCCGCGCGCTTGAACGCGGGCTGA
- a CDS encoding cupin domain-containing protein, producing MQAISGDLGAREVIRLLNMAPHPEGGHYVETFRAAAAEGERPASTLIHFLLQADEVSAWHRVDADEMWLWQAGGPLVLTTATPDGTAPRAVTLGPDLRAGQSLQGIVPAHHWQAAETLGAWTLVSCVVAPGFDFAGFELAPPDWRPRS from the coding sequence ATGCAGGCCATCTCCGGCGACCTTGGCGCGCGGGAGGTGATCCGCCTCCTGAACATGGCGCCGCATCCGGAGGGCGGGCATTATGTGGAAACATTCCGCGCCGCCGCGGCTGAGGGCGAACGCCCGGCCTCGACGCTGATCCATTTCCTGCTGCAGGCCGATGAGGTCTCCGCCTGGCACCGGGTCGATGCCGACGAGATGTGGCTGTGGCAGGCAGGCGGACCGCTGGTTCTGACGACCGCCACGCCGGACGGCACAGCGCCGCGCGCGGTCACGCTCGGGCCGGATCTGCGCGCGGGCCAGTCGCTGCAGGGCATCGTGCCCGCCCATCACTGGCAGGCCGCCGAGACGCTGGGCGCGTGGACACTCGTCTCCTGCGTGGTGGCGCCGGGCTTTGACTTTGCAGGCTTCGAGCTTGCCCCGCCGGACTGGCGGCCCCGGAGTTGA
- the yidD gene encoding membrane protein insertion efficiency factor YidD, with translation MKPPNNSLRHRAAYALLWVYKHGPSQVMWAFGARCQHTPTCSEYGAECVSRFGWWPGFWMTLARFLRCRPGGTMGCDPPPETKPDVPFWQPWRYGDWSGRSMGQACKPVENNPEG, from the coding sequence GTGAAGCCGCCGAATAACAGCCTCCGCCACCGGGCCGCCTATGCGCTGCTCTGGGTCTACAAGCATGGGCCGAGCCAGGTGATGTGGGCCTTCGGCGCGCGGTGCCAGCATACGCCAACCTGTAGTGAGTACGGGGCCGAATGCGTCTCCCGCTTCGGCTGGTGGCCGGGGTTCTGGATGACGCTGGCGCGCTTCCTGCGCTGCCGTCCGGGCGGTACGATGGGCTGCGACCCGCCGCCGGAGACGAAACCTGACGTGCCGTTCTGGCAGCCCTGGCGCTATGGCGACTGGAGCGGGCGCAGCATGGGCCAGGCGTGCAAGCCAGTTGAAAACAATCCGGAGGGATGA
- the folE gene encoding GTP cyclohydrolase I FolE: MAMDAITPKNEIARADNVKRPSREEAEEAVRTLIAWAGDDPAREGLIDTPKRVVNAYKEWFSGYTEDPVKYLSRTFEDVQGYDDIVMLRDIDVESHCEHHMAPFLGKAYVAYMPTEAVVGISKLARVVEIFSKRLQTQETMTSQICDAITESLAPMGTAVLIDAVHECMSTRGVHHKDVSTITTQFTGVFKSDADLRNRFLRMTGRG; the protein is encoded by the coding sequence ATGGCAATGGACGCCATCACACCCAAGAATGAAATTGCGCGCGCGGACAACGTGAAACGCCCATCCCGCGAAGAAGCCGAAGAAGCGGTTCGCACGCTGATCGCGTGGGCCGGCGACGACCCGGCCCGTGAAGGCCTGATCGATACGCCGAAGCGTGTGGTCAACGCCTACAAGGAATGGTTCTCCGGCTATACCGAAGACCCGGTGAAATACCTCTCGCGCACGTTCGAGGATGTGCAGGGCTATGACGACATCGTCATGCTGCGCGACATCGATGTCGAGAGCCATTGCGAGCACCATATGGCGCCCTTCCTCGGCAAGGCCTATGTCGCCTACATGCCGACCGAAGCGGTGGTCGGCATCTCCAAACTGGCCCGCGTGGTGGAGATTTTCTCCAAGCGCCTGCAGACGCAGGAGACCATGACGTCCCAGATCTGCGATGCCATCACCGAAAGCCTCGCCCCGATGGGCACGGCCGTCCTGATCGACGCAGTGCATGAATGCATGTCGACCCGCGGCGTGCACCACAAGGATGTGTCGACGATCACGACCCAGTTCACTGGCGTGTTCAAATCGGACGCAGACCTGCGCAACCGCTTCCTGCGGATGACCGGCCGCGGCTGA